The Desulfohalovibrio reitneri genome contains a region encoding:
- the rpoN gene encoding RNA polymerase factor sigma-54, translated as MGLELRQQLKLSQQLVMTPQLQQAIKLLQLSRVELMEQVQQELMENPFLEEGSEDQGDAEQPQDSRTDGESEALMRDADWENYLGEFSSSARQSGAREAESPEEGLSFEARLTAKPSLEGHLAWQMRLSDFDEEAMNVGEHVIGNLNPSGYLMSSVEDIAGESGSSPEKVESVILAMQRFDPVGVASRDPRECLLVQMDVLGMDDPVLRSLVSDHLEDLEKKRYKPLARKFKLSLDELKEYLDVIQSLDPMPGASFGTGEPQYVSPDAYVYKYDDEFVIVLNEEGLPKLTLNSLYMDGMAAERGKSKDYFQERMRSAVWLIKSLYQRQRTLYKVIESIVRFQRDFFEEGVTHLKPLILKDVADDINMHESTVSRITTNKYVATPHGTFELKFFFNSALEMEDGSQVGSESVKALIKQLIDKEDPKKPLSDEKIADMLKDRLHVNIARRTVAKYRTALGISSSSKRKQIF; from the coding sequence CTCGCGGGTCGAACTGATGGAGCAGGTGCAGCAAGAGCTCATGGAAAACCCGTTCCTGGAGGAAGGATCAGAAGACCAGGGCGATGCCGAACAGCCGCAGGATTCGAGGACAGACGGCGAAAGTGAGGCGCTCATGCGCGACGCCGACTGGGAGAACTACCTCGGGGAGTTTTCCTCGTCGGCCCGGCAGTCCGGGGCCCGCGAGGCGGAGTCTCCCGAAGAGGGGCTCAGCTTCGAGGCCAGACTCACGGCCAAGCCTTCCCTGGAGGGACACCTGGCTTGGCAGATGCGGCTCTCGGATTTCGACGAGGAAGCCATGAACGTGGGAGAGCACGTCATCGGCAACCTCAATCCTTCCGGCTACCTCATGTCCAGCGTGGAAGACATCGCCGGTGAATCCGGCTCTTCTCCCGAAAAGGTGGAGTCGGTTATCCTGGCCATGCAGCGGTTCGATCCTGTAGGCGTGGCTTCAAGAGACCCCCGCGAGTGCCTGCTGGTGCAGATGGACGTGCTGGGCATGGACGACCCGGTGCTCCGCTCTCTGGTTTCCGACCATTTGGAGGATCTGGAGAAAAAGCGCTACAAGCCGCTGGCCCGCAAGTTCAAGCTCAGCCTGGACGAGCTCAAGGAATACCTCGACGTCATCCAGTCACTCGACCCCATGCCCGGGGCCAGTTTCGGAACGGGTGAGCCGCAGTACGTCAGCCCGGATGCCTACGTCTATAAATACGACGACGAGTTCGTTATCGTCCTCAACGAGGAAGGGTTGCCAAAGTTGACCCTCAACTCCCTTTACATGGACGGCATGGCCGCCGAGCGCGGCAAGAGCAAGGATTATTTTCAGGAGCGCATGCGCTCGGCGGTCTGGCTGATCAAGAGCCTTTATCAGCGCCAGCGCACCCTTTACAAGGTCATCGAGTCCATCGTCCGTTTCCAGCGTGATTTCTTCGAGGAAGGCGTGACGCATCTCAAGCCGCTTATTCTCAAGGACGTGGCCGACGACATCAACATGCATGAATCCACAGTCAGCCGGATTACCACCAACAAGTACGTGGCTACCCCCCACGGCACGTTCGAGCTGAAGTTCTTCTTCAATTCGGCGCTGGAGATGGAGGATGGCTCCCAGGTGGGTTCCGAATCGGTCAAGGCGCTCATCAAGCAACTCATCGACAAGGAAGACCCCAAGAAGCCGTTGTCCGACGAGAAGATCGCGGACATGCTCAAGGACAGGCTGCATGTGAACATCGCCCGTCGCACCGTGGCCAAGTACCGCACCGCCCTTGGGATATCCTCGTCAAGCAAGCGAAAGCAGATATTCTGA
- the hpf gene encoding ribosome hibernation-promoting factor, HPF/YfiA family yields MNIAFNFMDFEPSDHLKEYAHKRFGKLEKLLTNSDGADVQVNLSVQKRVNQTAEVVVSDDNLYISASEQTADMYSTIDLVLDKVLTQIKKLRDKQKMVRRPAKTEAGPVDVAPEPEEAERRIVRADSFQPKPMDEEEAAMQLESLDYDFLVFRNAETSRINVIYRRHDGDFGLIDPAST; encoded by the coding sequence ATGAACATCGCCTTTAATTTCATGGACTTCGAGCCGTCCGACCACCTCAAGGAGTATGCCCACAAGCGCTTCGGCAAGCTGGAGAAGCTGCTCACCAACAGTGACGGCGCCGACGTGCAGGTCAATCTTTCCGTGCAGAAGAGGGTCAACCAGACTGCGGAGGTCGTCGTCAGCGACGACAACCTCTACATTTCGGCTTCGGAGCAGACCGCTGATATGTACTCCACCATTGATCTGGTGCTGGACAAGGTGCTCACCCAGATCAAGAAGCTCCGGGACAAGCAAAAGATGGTGCGCCGCCCGGCCAAGACCGAAGCGGGACCAGTGGACGTCGCTCCCGAGCCCGAGGAAGCGGAGCGGCGGATCGTGCGTGCCGATTCCTTCCAGCCCAAGCCGATGGACGAGGAAGAGGCGGCCATGCAGCTCGAGTCGCTGGATTACGATTTTCTGGTATTCAGAAACGCGGAGACTTCGAGGATAAATGTCATCTACCGGCGTCACGACGGGGACTTCGGACTGATTGATCCTGCCTCGACGTAG
- a CDS encoding PTS sugar transporter subunit IIA gives MKLGDYLRRDYVLPNLQAGSKAEVLSELIQPLAQEQPEVDADKARRVLMEREKLGTTGIGGGVAIPHGKIDELEDIILVAGRSSRGVEFDALDQQPCHIFFMVLAPENAAGQHLRILAHISRLLKDEDFRRSFLSAEDAGDLWELLHNA, from the coding sequence ATGAAACTCGGCGACTATCTGCGACGCGATTACGTGCTCCCTAACCTGCAGGCGGGCAGCAAGGCGGAGGTGCTGAGCGAGTTGATTCAGCCTCTGGCCCAGGAGCAGCCCGAGGTGGACGCGGACAAGGCCCGGCGCGTACTCATGGAGCGTGAGAAGCTGGGGACCACCGGCATTGGCGGCGGCGTGGCCATACCCCACGGGAAGATCGACGAACTCGAGGATATCATTCTTGTGGCTGGGCGCAGCTCCCGGGGGGTTGAGTTCGACGCCCTGGACCAGCAGCCCTGCCATATCTTTTTCATGGTGCTTGCGCCGGAAAACGCAGCCGGGCAACACCTGCGCATTCTGGCCCACATATCACGGCTGCTCAAGGACGAGGACTTCCGGCGTTCCTTCCTTTCAGCGGAAGACGCCGGGGATTTGTGGGAGCTTCTGCACAACGCCTGA
- the rapZ gene encoding RNase adapter RapZ — protein sequence MEHGPAFPIVILTGLSGAGKSTALRVFEDMGFFCVDGLPVGMVPKLASLYKGQDHRNTRGLALGMDIRQHDFLDDWNAAADEITSQGLRTQIVFLEAETGELLRRYHETRRPHPLEQEDMGLEQALAEERRILSPLRSQASLVIDTTTYSIHDLRRALQEKWANLAENGQGMRVHVISFGFKYASPKEADLMFDLRFLPNPFFDERLKPLTGRDRDVADYVLQSPQGQSFSVKLLDFLQYLVPLYAQEGRYRLTIALGCTGGRHRSVATAEMVSKELKRAGYAVTLEHRHVDR from the coding sequence ATGGAGCACGGACCGGCCTTCCCCATCGTCATCCTCACGGGGCTTTCCGGAGCGGGAAAGTCCACGGCCCTGCGCGTGTTCGAGGACATGGGCTTCTTCTGCGTGGACGGCCTGCCCGTGGGCATGGTTCCCAAGCTGGCTTCTCTGTACAAGGGCCAGGACCACCGCAACACGCGTGGTCTCGCCCTCGGCATGGACATCCGCCAGCACGACTTTCTCGACGACTGGAACGCCGCGGCCGATGAGATCACCTCCCAAGGGCTGCGGACCCAGATCGTCTTTCTTGAGGCCGAGACCGGGGAACTGTTGCGGCGTTACCACGAGACGCGCAGGCCGCATCCGTTGGAGCAGGAGGACATGGGGCTGGAGCAGGCCCTGGCCGAGGAGCGCCGCATCCTGTCCCCCCTGCGCTCCCAGGCCAGCCTGGTCATAGACACCACCACCTATTCCATCCACGATCTGCGGCGTGCTCTGCAGGAGAAATGGGCCAACCTGGCGGAAAACGGCCAGGGGATGCGTGTCCATGTCATTTCATTCGGTTTCAAGTACGCTTCTCCCAAAGAGGCGGACCTGATGTTCGACCTCCGCTTCCTTCCCAATCCGTTCTTTGATGAGCGCCTTAAGCCTCTCACGGGGCGGGACAGGGACGTGGCCGACTATGTTCTGCAGAGCCCGCAGGGCCAGTCCTTCTCGGTCAAGCTTCTCGACTTTCTGCAATATCTGGTGCCGCTGTACGCCCAGGAGGGCCGGTACAGGCTGACCATCGCCCTCGGCTGCACAGGCGGCAGACACCGTTCCGTAGCCACCGCGGAGATGGTCTCCAAGGAACTCAAGCGCGCGGGATATGCCGTGACGCTGGAACACCGCCACGTCGACCGCTGA